One genomic region from Jiangella sp. DSM 45060 encodes:
- a CDS encoding TerC family protein codes for MDVPGWVWTLTVAGIAGLLAFDYVVHVRKAHVPTLREAAVWSALYVGIAIAFGLGVLVFGGAAMGTEYFAGYLTEKALSVDNLFVFLVILHSFRVPREYQQKALLFGITFSLIARTALIFVGSALINTFAWVFYVFGLVLLVTAGNMLKPRGGEPDEGENVAVRLARRLFHTTDDYEDGRLFTVRDGRRAMTPLVLVMVALAGTDVLFALDSIPAIFGLTQNVYLVFTAVAFSLLGLRQLYFLIDGLLDRLIYLAFGLAVILGFIGVRLILHALHENNLPFVNNGEPVEVVELSTGLSLGVIVVVLVVTIVASLVSRTGRAQTAIANARRHATAYLDSEYTADPAERERIFQCLVDEKQQIIALGPRYRQMARDADGLLELADRAKASHDAAVSRGEAPTGPHH; via the coding sequence ATGGACGTCCCCGGCTGGGTGTGGACGCTGACGGTGGCCGGCATCGCCGGGCTGCTGGCCTTCGACTACGTCGTCCATGTCCGCAAGGCGCACGTCCCGACGCTGCGCGAGGCGGCCGTGTGGTCGGCGCTGTACGTCGGCATCGCCATCGCGTTCGGCCTGGGCGTCCTCGTGTTCGGTGGCGCGGCGATGGGCACCGAGTACTTCGCCGGCTACCTCACCGAGAAGGCGCTGTCGGTCGACAATCTGTTCGTCTTCCTCGTCATCCTGCACAGCTTCCGGGTGCCGCGGGAGTACCAGCAGAAGGCGCTGCTGTTCGGCATCACGTTCTCGCTGATCGCCCGCACCGCGCTGATCTTCGTCGGATCGGCGCTGATCAACACGTTCGCGTGGGTGTTCTACGTGTTCGGGCTGGTGCTGCTGGTGACGGCGGGCAACATGCTCAAGCCGCGTGGCGGCGAACCGGACGAGGGCGAGAACGTCGCCGTCCGCCTCGCCCGGCGGCTGTTCCACACGACCGACGACTACGAGGACGGCCGGCTGTTCACCGTCCGCGACGGCCGCCGCGCGATGACCCCGCTGGTGCTGGTGATGGTGGCGCTGGCCGGCACGGACGTGCTGTTCGCGCTGGACTCCATCCCGGCGATCTTCGGGCTGACGCAGAACGTGTACCTGGTGTTCACGGCCGTCGCGTTCTCGCTGCTCGGGCTGCGCCAGCTGTACTTCCTCATCGACGGGCTGCTGGACCGGCTGATCTATCTGGCCTTCGGGCTGGCGGTGATCCTGGGGTTCATCGGCGTGCGGCTGATCCTGCACGCGCTGCACGAGAACAACCTGCCGTTCGTCAACAACGGCGAGCCGGTCGAGGTGGTCGAGCTCAGCACCGGTCTGTCGCTCGGCGTCATCGTCGTGGTGCTGGTGGTGACGATCGTCGCGTCGCTGGTCAGCCGGACGGGGCGGGCACAGACGGCCATCGCCAACGCCCGCCGGCACGCGACCGCCTACCTCGACTCCGAGTACACCGCCGACCCGGCCGAGCGGGAGCGGATCTTCCAGTGCCTCGTCGACGAGAAGCAACAGATCATCGCGCTCGGCCCGAGGTACCGGCAGATGGCCCGCGACGCCGACGGCCTGCTGGAGTTGGCCGACCGGGCCAAGGCCAGCCACGACGCGGCGGTGTCGCGCGGCGAGGCGCCGACCGGCCCGCACCACTGA
- a CDS encoding vitamin K epoxide reductase family protein: MAVQEKEHLEDAEFELPETRASIKVLGWLLAVGGAIGLFASAMLVIERIRLLEDPAYTPSCSFNPIVTCGTVMESWQGSLFGFSNPIIGVAAFPVVITAGVVALTGAKLPRWFWLGLNTGALGGAVFVTWLFTQTTYYIGALCPYCMVVWVVTIPIFVYTTGYNLSEGHLKAPAWLRRTVVESRGLIVTVWFLIIAMLITIEFWDRWYLVF; the protein is encoded by the coding sequence ATGGCCGTGCAGGAGAAGGAACACCTCGAGGACGCCGAGTTCGAGCTCCCCGAGACGCGTGCCTCGATCAAGGTCCTCGGCTGGCTGCTGGCCGTCGGCGGCGCGATCGGCCTGTTCGCGTCGGCGATGCTGGTCATCGAGCGCATACGCCTGCTCGAGGACCCCGCCTACACGCCCTCCTGCAGCTTCAACCCGATCGTCACCTGCGGCACCGTCATGGAGAGCTGGCAGGGGTCGCTGTTCGGCTTCTCCAATCCGATCATCGGTGTCGCGGCGTTCCCGGTCGTCATCACCGCCGGTGTGGTGGCGCTGACGGGCGCCAAGCTGCCGCGCTGGTTCTGGCTCGGCCTCAACACCGGCGCGCTGGGCGGCGCGGTGTTCGTCACCTGGCTGTTCACGCAGACCACGTACTACATCGGGGCGCTGTGCCCGTACTGCATGGTCGTCTGGGTCGTCACCATCCCGATCTTCGTCTACACCACCGGCTACAACCTCTCCGAGGGGCACCTCAAGGCGCCCGCATGGCTGCGCAGGACCGTCGTCGAGAGCCGCGGGCTCATCGTCACGGTGTGGTTCCTGATCATCGCGATGCTCATCACCATCGAGTTCTGGGACCGCTGGTACCTCGTGTTCTGA
- a CDS encoding DUF4129 domain-containing protein, which translates to MHWSGRRSTGGPLAAAVVAVAALVVVLALAVGPAEVREPGWLSGTADPARVEPVEPPPTFDLGQTGQPIPDGGTGGFSVPWPVVLTIAALAAAYLAYYLLRRLLPELRGRVARRRTVLGGHVEALDDPGAADDLRDGARSAATALAGPAPDAAAAVVAAWLALESAAAGTGAARDPAQTPTEFTAALLRRHHADEGAVATLLGLYHRARFAARPDLGPDDVDAARRALGLVVETIGTAAAR; encoded by the coding sequence ATGCACTGGTCAGGGCGACGTTCCACCGGCGGGCCGCTGGCGGCTGCCGTCGTCGCGGTGGCGGCGCTCGTCGTCGTGCTGGCGCTGGCCGTCGGGCCGGCCGAGGTGCGCGAGCCGGGCTGGCTGAGCGGCACCGCCGATCCCGCGCGGGTCGAGCCGGTCGAGCCGCCGCCCACGTTCGACCTCGGGCAGACGGGGCAGCCGATTCCCGACGGCGGGACCGGCGGGTTCTCCGTGCCGTGGCCGGTCGTGCTGACGATCGCGGCGCTCGCCGCGGCGTACCTCGCCTATTACCTGCTGCGACGGCTGTTGCCGGAGCTGCGGGGACGGGTGGCGCGCCGGCGGACGGTGCTCGGCGGGCACGTCGAGGCGCTGGACGACCCCGGCGCCGCCGACGACCTGCGCGACGGCGCCCGTTCGGCCGCGACCGCGCTGGCCGGACCGGCGCCGGACGCCGCGGCGGCGGTGGTGGCGGCGTGGCTGGCGCTGGAGTCGGCCGCGGCCGGCACTGGGGCGGCCCGCGACCCGGCCCAGACGCCGACGGAGTTCACGGCCGCGCTGCTGCGCCGTCACCACGCCGACGAGGGTGCGGTGGCGACGCTGCTCGGGCTGTACCACCGGGCCCGGTTCGCGGCCCGGCCGGACCTCGGGCCGGACGACGTCGACGCGGCGCGGCGGGCGCTCGGCCTGGTGGTCGAGACGATCGGAACGGCGGCGGCCCGATGA
- a CDS encoding MoxR family ATPase, translating to MTTSSSTALPVAEVARVGSEVLDGVGTAVVGMRRTLRLALAAILAGGHVLFEDVPGLGKTLAARSLAAALGLEFRRLQCTPDLLPGDVTGSFVWDPGTREFGFRPGPVFAGLLLADEINRTPPKTQSALLEAMAERQVTVEGRTFALPRPFHVLATSNPVEYEGTYPLPEAQLDRFMLRLSAGYLEPPDEAQVLARRIARRQEAAEVEPVVDAETVRGLQAGVESVDADPSIVAYCVDLAAATRRHRAVEVGASPRGSLALLLASRALAVLDGRDYVLPEDVKEVAVSALAHRLTLTPEAWTTRLRTADIVTEVLGQVPGPASGR from the coding sequence ATGACGACCTCCAGCAGCACGGCCCTCCCGGTCGCCGAGGTGGCCCGCGTCGGGTCGGAGGTCCTCGACGGCGTCGGGACGGCGGTCGTCGGGATGCGGCGGACGCTGCGGCTGGCGCTGGCCGCGATCCTGGCCGGCGGGCACGTCCTGTTCGAGGACGTCCCGGGACTGGGCAAGACACTGGCCGCGCGCAGCCTGGCCGCGGCGCTGGGGCTGGAGTTCCGCCGGCTCCAGTGCACGCCCGACCTGCTCCCGGGCGACGTCACGGGGTCGTTCGTGTGGGATCCCGGGACGCGCGAGTTCGGGTTCCGGCCGGGACCGGTGTTCGCGGGCCTGCTGCTGGCCGACGAGATCAACCGGACGCCGCCGAAGACGCAGTCGGCGCTGCTGGAGGCGATGGCGGAGCGGCAGGTGACGGTGGAGGGCCGCACGTTCGCGCTGCCGCGGCCGTTCCACGTCCTGGCCACGTCGAACCCGGTCGAGTACGAGGGCACCTACCCGCTGCCGGAGGCGCAGCTGGACCGCTTCATGCTGCGACTGTCGGCGGGCTACCTGGAGCCGCCGGACGAGGCGCAGGTGCTGGCCAGGCGCATCGCCCGGCGTCAGGAGGCGGCCGAGGTCGAGCCGGTCGTCGACGCCGAGACGGTGCGCGGGCTGCAGGCCGGCGTCGAGAGCGTCGACGCGGACCCGTCGATCGTCGCGTACTGCGTCGACCTCGCCGCCGCCACGCGGCGGCACCGGGCGGTCGAGGTGGGCGCGTCGCCGCGCGGGTCGCTGGCGCTGCTGCTCGCCTCACGGGCGCTCGCGGTGCTCGACGGCCGCGACTACGTGCTGCCGGAGGACGTGAAGGAGGTCGCGGTGTCCGCGCTGGCGCACCGGCTGACACTGACGCCGGAGGCGTGGACCACCCGCCTGCGCACCGCCGACATCGTCACCGAGGTGCTCGGACAGGTCCCGGGCCCGGCCTCGGGCCGATGA
- a CDS encoding DUF58 domain-containing protein, with translation MSRDLVWRATPALARSLLLPALLAATGLALGRADFVLLGVPLVVGTTLALGTAAERRARRPPPEVRAIGPRILDAGRSVPVAVRLGPSDAQLVATVLPPAEAGGDADAVAVAAPADGERQLVVEVTAPRWGAQQLARPDHLAAAADGLLVAGPVAGTPYTAQVLPAVAPALPPGPLPPRPAGMVGAHRTRRPGEGTELHDVSPFQPGDRLRRIDWRVTARQAGPRETLYTRHTLVDADADVVCCLDNRYDLPADVAAWLDLGEHAERPGRTSIDVAVDTVASVAAAYIEHGDRVGILDLARPLDPVHLGSGRRHLLRLRTHLARHTRRPGSGDALPAPRHAPRLPPGAIVVVTSVFLDDAPGTLAVTWRRRGHPVVAVDVLPAPLVLDAADAATTLAARLVLAERQERIRALEAAGVPVSAADPAALGLGLARLRLLARGVRR, from the coding sequence ATGAGCCGCGACCTCGTCTGGCGGGCCACGCCGGCGCTGGCCCGGTCGCTGCTGCTGCCGGCGCTGCTGGCCGCGACGGGGCTGGCGCTGGGCCGCGCGGACTTCGTCCTGCTCGGCGTCCCGCTGGTCGTGGGCACCACGCTGGCGCTGGGGACGGCGGCCGAACGGCGTGCGCGGCGGCCGCCGCCCGAGGTGCGCGCCATCGGGCCGCGGATCCTCGACGCCGGCCGGTCCGTCCCGGTCGCGGTCCGGCTCGGGCCGTCCGACGCGCAGCTGGTCGCGACGGTGCTGCCGCCGGCCGAGGCGGGCGGCGACGCCGACGCCGTCGCGGTGGCCGCGCCCGCGGACGGCGAGCGGCAGCTGGTGGTCGAGGTGACGGCGCCGCGCTGGGGTGCGCAGCAGCTGGCCCGTCCGGACCACCTCGCGGCCGCCGCCGACGGCCTGCTGGTCGCCGGGCCGGTCGCCGGCACGCCGTACACCGCGCAGGTGCTGCCCGCCGTCGCGCCCGCCCTGCCGCCCGGGCCGCTGCCGCCGCGTCCGGCCGGCATGGTCGGCGCGCACCGCACCCGCCGTCCCGGCGAGGGCACCGAACTGCACGACGTGTCGCCGTTCCAGCCCGGTGACCGGCTGCGGCGCATCGACTGGCGGGTGACGGCGCGCCAGGCCGGCCCGCGCGAGACGCTCTATACGCGGCACACGCTGGTCGACGCCGACGCGGACGTCGTCTGCTGCCTGGACAACCGCTACGACCTCCCCGCCGACGTCGCCGCCTGGCTGGACCTCGGCGAGCACGCCGAACGGCCCGGCCGCACCAGCATCGACGTCGCCGTCGACACCGTCGCGTCGGTCGCGGCCGCCTACATCGAGCACGGCGACCGCGTCGGCATCCTCGACCTCGCGCGCCCGCTCGACCCCGTCCACCTGGGCAGTGGCCGCCGGCACCTGCTCCGGCTGCGCACGCACCTCGCCCGGCACACGCGGCGGCCCGGATCGGGCGACGCGCTCCCCGCGCCCCGGCACGCCCCGCGGCTGCCGCCGGGCGCGATCGTCGTCGTCACCTCGGTCTTCCTGGACGACGCGCCAGGCACGCTCGCGGTGACGTGGCGGCGGCGCGGGCATCCGGTGGTCGCGGTCGACGTGCTGCCGGCGCCGCTGGTCCTCGACGCCGCCGACGCCGCGACGACGCTGGCGGCCCGGCTGGTGCTGGCCGAGCGGCAGGAACGGATCCGGGCGCTGGAGGCGGCCGGCGTGCCCGTCAGCGCGGCCGACCCGGCGGCGCTGGGTCTCGGCCTGGCCCGGCTGCGGCTGCTCGCCCGCGGGGTGCGACGGTGA
- a CDS encoding aminotransferase class V-fold PLP-dependent enzyme yields MVTTSLIERIRRGIIGEGEVLHGPYGARRMTYADYTASGRSLDFIEDFVREQVLPLYANTHTESSGTGLQTTLLREDARRTIRESVGGTDDHLVVFTGSGATSAVNKLVAILELRLPAGAPKRHGVLYDVPQNRPVVFVGPYEHHSNELPWRETIADVVAVDTDADGHIDLRQLDDLLRAYADRPLRIGSFSAASNVTGVLTNADRIAALLHEHGALSFWDYAAAGPYVPIRMAESAPGAGDHKDAIFLSPHKFVGGPQTPGVLVVDRALVRNEVPSVPGGGTVEFVSPDEHRYLDDPVAREEGGTPAIVESIRAGLVFGLKDAVGTDLIQEREEALWRHALRRWRDVPQIDVLGNPDVPRLSIVSFRIRHGARFLHHNFVVALLNDLFGIQARGGCSCAGPYGHRLLSVGPDESRGFRDVVGVGCEGIKPGWTRLNFNYFISDTVRDYLVDAVALIARDGQRLLPDYGFDPHTGLWRHREGTSRPPVRLTGLRYDEQGLLVGAERHERVGEDALAEHLADARDVLAGRPDDVEDGPTGLSDEFEALRWFTLPPSCVLAGDTAVEVLVDDRCAHHP; encoded by the coding sequence ATGGTCACGACGTCGCTGATCGAGCGCATACGCCGCGGCATCATCGGCGAGGGCGAGGTCCTGCACGGGCCGTACGGCGCCCGCCGCATGACGTACGCCGACTACACCGCGTCGGGACGGTCGCTGGACTTCATCGAGGACTTCGTCCGCGAGCAGGTGCTGCCGCTCTATGCCAACACGCACACCGAGAGCTCCGGCACCGGCCTGCAGACGACGCTGCTGCGCGAGGACGCCCGCCGGACCATCCGCGAGTCCGTCGGCGGCACCGACGACCACCTGGTCGTCTTCACCGGGTCCGGCGCCACGTCCGCCGTCAACAAGCTGGTCGCGATCCTCGAGTTGCGGCTGCCGGCCGGCGCGCCCAAGCGGCACGGCGTCCTGTACGACGTCCCGCAGAACCGGCCGGTGGTGTTCGTCGGGCCGTACGAGCACCACTCCAACGAGTTGCCGTGGCGCGAGACCATCGCCGACGTCGTCGCGGTCGACACCGATGCCGACGGCCACATCGACCTGCGCCAGCTCGACGACCTGCTGCGGGCGTACGCCGACCGGCCGCTGCGCATCGGCAGCTTCTCGGCGGCGTCCAACGTCACCGGCGTGCTGACGAACGCCGACCGCATCGCGGCCCTGCTGCACGAGCACGGCGCGCTGTCGTTCTGGGACTACGCCGCCGCCGGGCCGTACGTCCCCATCCGCATGGCCGAGAGCGCGCCCGGCGCCGGCGACCACAAGGACGCCATCTTCCTGTCGCCGCACAAGTTCGTCGGCGGGCCGCAGACCCCCGGCGTGCTGGTGGTCGACCGCGCGCTGGTGCGCAACGAGGTCCCGTCGGTCCCCGGCGGCGGCACCGTCGAGTTCGTCAGCCCCGACGAGCACCGCTACCTCGACGACCCCGTCGCCCGCGAGGAGGGCGGCACGCCGGCCATCGTCGAGTCGATCCGGGCCGGGCTGGTGTTCGGGCTCAAGGACGCCGTCGGCACCGACCTCATCCAAGAGCGCGAGGAGGCGCTCTGGCGCCACGCGCTGCGCCGCTGGCGGGACGTGCCGCAGATCGACGTGCTCGGCAACCCCGACGTCCCGCGGCTGTCCATCGTGTCGTTCCGCATCCGCCACGGCGCCCGCTTCCTGCACCACAACTTCGTCGTCGCGCTGCTCAACGACCTGTTCGGCATCCAGGCCCGCGGCGGCTGCTCCTGCGCGGGGCCGTACGGCCACCGGCTGCTGTCCGTCGGTCCGGACGAGTCGCGCGGCTTCCGTGACGTCGTCGGCGTCGGCTGCGAGGGCATCAAGCCCGGCTGGACCCGCCTGAACTTCAACTACTTCATCTCCGACACCGTCCGCGACTACCTGGTCGACGCGGTCGCGCTGATCGCCCGCGACGGCCAACGCCTGCTGCCCGACTACGGCTTCGACCCGCACACCGGGCTGTGGCGGCACCGCGAGGGGACGTCGCGCCCGCCGGTCCGGCTGACGGGGCTGCGCTACGACGAGCAGGGCCTACTGGTCGGCGCCGAGCGGCACGAGCGGGTTGGTGAGGACGCGCTCGCCGAGCACCTGGCCGACGCGCGCGACGTGCTGGCCGGCCGGCCGGACGACGTCGAGGACGGGCCGACCGGGCTGTCGGACGAGTTCGAGGCGCTGCGCTGGTTCACGCTGCCGCCGTCGTGCGTGCTGGCGGGCGACACCGCGGTCGAGGTGCTTGTCGACGACCGCTGCGCCCACCACCCCTGA
- a CDS encoding PhoX family phosphatase, whose protein sequence is MPDLDDVPGRRRLLPLLDGARGGRSAMTCRYRCADACAHEAPNTSDNAYFGDIVEAAVSRRGLLRGGAVAAAVVVGGGSGTLAAVASGGGPTDTAVPPRPDHSDAPEYGRPVGFRPVGDNTLDAVVVPNGYDWSVTIAWGDPLFRGAPEFDFEHQTAAAQREQFGYNCDFVAVYPLDRRFERALLWVNHEYTNEELMFRGWTGAEGATVEQLRIAMAAHGGSIVEIERVGDTGEWRPVDGRRRYNRRIHAGTPFRVTGPAAGSDLLRTAADPEGTTVLGMLNNCAGGTTPWGTVLTGEENVNQYFGASADVTDPETAARYTRYGIRTTAGTSRAWERADARFDVSGEPNEPNRFGWVCQIDPYDPRSTPHKLTALGRFKHEGATTALTADGRVAVYMGDDERFEYVYKFVSSGRFRTGSGDRDRRHNLALLEDGDLFVARFTGDSPAAEIDGSGRLPSDGLFDGAGEWLPLVSGGESAVDGMSVEEVLVFTRLAADRAGATKMDRPEDVEPHPVTGTVFMALTNNDRRTPAQADEANPRATNRWGHVIALDEDGGDAAATTFTWSIVLVAGDPDDSSTYYAGFDKSQVSMISCPDNVAFDPSGRLWLATDGMPGSVGANDGMFVMPLDGDDAGHLRRFASVPVGAECCGPCITPDGRTALIAVQHPGEEDGASPEAPASTFPYGDQPRPSVVTVWRTSPTGGPFIGD, encoded by the coding sequence ATGCCCGACCTCGACGACGTCCCCGGCCGGCGGCGGCTGCTCCCGCTGCTCGACGGTGCTCGCGGCGGCCGCAGCGCCATGACCTGCCGCTACCGCTGCGCCGACGCCTGCGCTCACGAAGCACCCAACACCAGCGACAACGCCTACTTCGGCGACATCGTCGAGGCCGCCGTCAGCCGCCGCGGCCTGCTCCGGGGCGGGGCCGTCGCGGCCGCCGTCGTGGTCGGGGGCGGGTCCGGCACCCTGGCCGCCGTCGCATCCGGCGGCGGCCCCACCGACACAGCAGTCCCGCCCAGGCCGGACCACTCGGACGCACCCGAGTACGGCCGGCCGGTCGGTTTCCGCCCGGTCGGCGACAACACGCTGGACGCCGTCGTCGTCCCGAACGGGTACGACTGGTCGGTCACCATCGCGTGGGGCGATCCGCTGTTCCGTGGCGCGCCGGAGTTCGACTTCGAGCACCAGACGGCGGCCGCACAGCGCGAGCAGTTCGGCTACAACTGCGACTTCGTGGCCGTCTACCCGCTGGACCGCCGCTTCGAGCGCGCGCTGCTCTGGGTGAACCACGAGTACACGAACGAGGAGCTGATGTTCCGCGGCTGGACGGGCGCGGAAGGCGCCACCGTGGAGCAGCTGCGTATCGCGATGGCGGCGCACGGCGGATCGATCGTCGAGATCGAGCGGGTCGGCGACACCGGCGAGTGGCGCCCCGTCGACGGACGCCGGCGCTACAACCGGCGCATCCACGCCGGCACCCCGTTCCGCGTCACCGGCCCGGCCGCCGGCAGCGACCTGCTGCGCACGGCGGCGGACCCGGAGGGAACGACCGTCCTGGGCATGCTGAACAACTGCGCCGGCGGCACCACGCCGTGGGGCACCGTGCTGACCGGCGAGGAGAACGTCAACCAGTACTTCGGTGCGTCCGCCGACGTCACCGACCCCGAGACGGCCGCGCGATACACCCGCTACGGCATCCGCACCACCGCCGGCACCAGCCGCGCCTGGGAGCGCGCCGACGCCCGCTTCGACGTCAGCGGCGAGCCGAACGAGCCGAACCGGTTCGGCTGGGTCTGCCAGATCGACCCGTACGACCCGCGCTCGACGCCGCACAAGCTCACCGCGCTGGGCCGGTTCAAACACGAGGGCGCGACGACGGCGCTGACGGCGGACGGCCGGGTCGCGGTCTACATGGGCGACGACGAACGGTTCGAGTACGTGTACAAGTTCGTGTCGTCGGGCCGGTTCCGCACCGGCAGCGGCGACCGCGACCGCCGGCACAACCTGGCCCTGCTCGAGGACGGCGACCTCTTCGTCGCCCGGTTCACCGGCGACAGCCCGGCCGCCGAGATCGACGGCTCCGGCCGGTTGCCGTCCGATGGGTTGTTCGACGGCGCCGGCGAGTGGCTGCCGCTGGTCAGCGGCGGCGAGAGCGCCGTCGACGGCATGAGCGTCGAGGAGGTGCTGGTGTTCACCCGGCTGGCCGCCGACCGCGCCGGCGCGACGAAGATGGACCGCCCCGAGGACGTCGAGCCGCACCCCGTCACCGGCACCGTCTTCATGGCGCTGACCAACAACGATCGCCGCACCCCCGCTCAGGCCGACGAGGCCAACCCACGGGCCACCAATCGGTGGGGGCACGTCATCGCGCTGGACGAGGACGGCGGCGACGCGGCCGCGACGACGTTCACCTGGTCGATCGTGCTGGTCGCGGGTGACCCCGACGACTCGTCGACGTACTACGCGGGCTTCGACAAGTCACAGGTCAGCATGATCAGCTGCCCCGACAACGTCGCGTTCGACCCGTCCGGACGGCTCTGGCTGGCCACCGACGGCATGCCGGGGTCGGTCGGCGCCAACGACGGCATGTTCGTCATGCCCCTCGACGGTGACGACGCCGGCCACCTGCGCCGGTTCGCCTCGGTCCCGGTCGGCGCCGAGTGCTGCGGCCCGTGCATCACACCCGACGGCCGCACCGCGCTGATCGCCGTCCAGCATCCCGGTGAGGAGGACGGCGCCTCCCCCGAGGCGCCCGCGTCTACGTTCCCCTACGGCGACCAGCCGCGGCCGTCCGTCGTCACCGTCTGGCGCACCAGCCCGACCGGCGGCCCGTTCATCGGGGACTGA